A portion of the Pirellulales bacterium genome contains these proteins:
- a CDS encoding Flp family type IVb pilin — MILSIKRFMRSDRAATAVEYAVMLALILLVCFGAIVLVGQATSTSYTSSANSLSAAFGS; from the coding sequence ATGATTTTATCAATCAAACGGTTTATGCGGTCCGATCGTGCCGCAACCGCCGTGGAATATGCAGTGATGTTGGCGTTAATTCTGTTGGTATGCTTCGGAGCGATCGTGCTGGTGGGGCAGGCCACTTCCACAAGCTATACGTCGTCTGCAAATTCATTGAGCGCAGCCTTCGGAAGTTAG
- a CDS encoding peptidylprolyl isomerase: protein MQCIDLAVRKFLCGLAIAVLPITAGCWSSDTAPPTASINTSNYGGVTPSKSVPERRLLNLHPMVLMRTSAGEFTVELDAEHAPLTVDNFLSYVQTGQYDGTIFHQVYDNFIVLGGGYDPNFTQRPTQPPLRNEAHNGLKNRRGTIAMARQLDSIDSATCQFFINLGNNTTLDFSGSEPEQYGYCVFGKVIKGMEVIDQIANSKVHSTPQFENVPERPVVIESIRCVP from the coding sequence ATGCAATGCATCGACCTAGCTGTGCGTAAATTTTTGTGCGGACTGGCGATTGCTGTTCTACCAATCACCGCCGGATGTTGGTCTAGCGACACCGCCCCTCCTACCGCCAGCATCAACACGTCGAATTATGGTGGAGTAACACCGTCGAAAAGTGTGCCAGAGCGACGGCTACTGAATTTGCACCCGATGGTATTGATGCGGACCTCCGCCGGCGAATTCACAGTCGAGCTCGATGCTGAACATGCACCGCTTACGGTTGATAACTTTTTAAGCTACGTGCAAACGGGCCAGTACGACGGCACTATTTTCCATCAGGTCTATGACAATTTCATTGTGCTTGGCGGCGGATACGATCCCAACTTCACGCAGCGTCCCACCCAACCGCCGCTGAGGAATGAAGCCCATAACGGATTGAAGAATCGCCGAGGAACCATCGCCATGGCGCGCCAATTGGACAGCATCGATAGCGCAACGTGTCAATTTTTCATCAACTTGGGCAACAATACGACGCTCGATTTTTCCGGCTCCGAGCCCGAACAATACGGATACTGCGTATTTGGCAAGGTCATAAAAGGGATGGAAGTAATCGATCAAATTGCCAACAGTAAAGTCCATAGCACGCCTCAATTTGAAAACGTGCCAGAACGGCCTGTGGTGATCGAATCAATTCGCTGTGTGCCATAG
- a CDS encoding response regulator, whose product MSKPVYYVQECPTCGRSLEIRVAHLGKQVVCQHCLAEFEARDPANKQLSASDSSQNLLALADELLATVDRQHEAKAEWAS is encoded by the coding sequence ATGTCGAAGCCCGTGTATTATGTTCAGGAATGCCCCACCTGCGGTCGGAGTCTGGAAATTCGGGTGGCACATTTAGGCAAACAAGTGGTTTGCCAACATTGCTTGGCCGAATTTGAAGCACGCGATCCGGCGAACAAGCAGCTTTCAGCTTCAGATTCGAGTCAAAATTTGCTCGCTCTGGCCGATGAGTTGCTGGCGACGGTTGACCGACAGCACGAAGCCAAAGCCGAGTGGGCGTCTTGA
- a CDS encoding iron-containing alcohol dehydrogenase, producing MPPADHSTPPTLSPAIGFPLPPLEYDFLAPPRIVFGWGRRREIGTLAASLGRRAFVVTGSRTLEKNGTLDELLRLLEAAGVEPLHVASISHEPEVGDVDRLTAALVEQHASAGDFVIGLGGGSAIDLAKAAAAIATNRDSTTVTDYLEGVGRGLKIVQPPLPLLAVPTTAGTGSEATKNAVISSYNPPFKKSLRSDLMLPRIVLIDPELTTSAPATVTAHTGMDAITQLIESYISRRAKPLPRALCVQGIQLALPALPEAVRNGSCRWAREAMSQAALLSGMALANSGLGLAHGLAAALGAECHVSHGLACAVMLPVALKANRDVAEKELAALARAAGLYATKESSFGNQSAAVYAFVQHMESLVTELGIPTRLRDLQVRREQIPALVAGSHGNSLAGNPREISDDELTLILETMW from the coding sequence ATGCCCCCAGCCGATCATTCGACTCCTCCGACTTTAAGCCCGGCGATTGGCTTTCCGCTGCCGCCGCTGGAATACGATTTTCTCGCACCGCCGCGAATTGTATTCGGCTGGGGGCGACGGCGGGAAATTGGAACGCTGGCCGCTAGCTTGGGCCGCCGCGCGTTTGTGGTGACTGGTTCCCGCACGCTGGAGAAAAACGGCACGCTCGACGAGCTGCTTCGGCTGCTAGAAGCCGCCGGCGTGGAGCCGCTGCACGTGGCTTCGATTTCGCACGAGCCGGAGGTGGGTGATGTCGATCGGCTGACCGCGGCACTGGTGGAACAACATGCCAGTGCGGGCGATTTTGTGATTGGCCTGGGGGGCGGCTCGGCGATCGATTTAGCCAAAGCCGCCGCCGCCATAGCCACCAATCGAGACAGCACGACGGTTACTGATTATTTGGAAGGCGTTGGCCGCGGTTTGAAAATTGTTCAACCGCCCCTGCCCTTGCTGGCCGTGCCCACCACCGCGGGCACAGGCAGCGAGGCGACGAAGAACGCCGTCATCAGCAGCTACAACCCGCCGTTCAAAAAGAGCCTGCGATCAGACCTGATGCTGCCGAGGATTGTGCTGATCGACCCCGAGCTGACTACAAGCGCTCCGGCCACAGTCACCGCGCACACCGGCATGGACGCCATTACGCAGTTGATCGAAAGTTACATATCGCGGCGGGCCAAACCGTTGCCGCGCGCTTTGTGCGTGCAAGGCATTCAACTGGCGCTGCCGGCCCTGCCAGAAGCCGTACGAAATGGTAGTTGCCGCTGGGCGCGCGAAGCGATGTCGCAGGCGGCGCTACTTTCCGGAATGGCGTTGGCAAATTCCGGGCTGGGCTTGGCTCATGGCTTGGCGGCTGCACTCGGCGCGGAGTGCCATGTATCGCACGGCCTGGCTTGTGCGGTGATGCTGCCGGTGGCACTAAAGGCGAATCGTGACGTGGCCGAGAAAGAACTGGCCGCGCTGGCGCGAGCTGCTGGGCTTTATGCAACGAAGGAAAGTTCGTTCGGAAATCAAAGTGCTGCCGTCTATGCGTTCGTTCAGCACATGGAATCGCTGGTTACCGAATTAGGAATTCCCACACGCCTGCGAGACTTGCAAGTACGCCGCGAGCAAATTCCCGCCTTGGTAGCTGGCTCGCACGGTAACAGCCTTGCGGGAAATCCGCGCGAGATTTCCGATGATGAATTAACCTTGATTTTGGAGACGATGTGGTAA
- the aroA gene encoding 3-phosphoshikimate 1-carboxyvinyltransferase, giving the protein MIGWGHAAILGSSSAIYNTAMVESLEITPAAGPVRGSIRPPGSKSITNRALICAALAEGESILAGALPSEDTQVMIESLRRLGIAVNATDGGQTPHLTGCGGKIPAAGADLYIANSGTSVRFLTALSSLGQGRFRLDGTARMRERPIADLLEGLAQLGVNLNSELGNGCPPVVVHAASLAGGRAKIRGDISSQFLSGLLLVAPYAQHGVELSIEGELVSQPYIRLTLAVMRSFGVDVPGENLRQFHIVPGKYRGQNYAIEPDASAASYFFAAAAITGGEAIVQGLSQQSLQGDVAFVECLERMGCSVREQEVGSREQGAGGIVMTGPGKGKKLHGISVNMNAISDTVQTLAAVALFADGPTTITGVAHIRHKETDRIGNLALELRKFGATVDELPDGLRIAPPAKPQAARIATYNDHRMAMSLALVGLKVPGVVIENPGCTGKTYPGFFDDLAKLVTGRG; this is encoded by the coding sequence ATGATCGGCTGGGGGCATGCCGCCATTCTCGGTTCGTCCAGTGCAATCTACAATACGGCCATGGTCGAGTCGCTGGAAATCACGCCCGCCGCAGGCCCCGTTCGGGGAAGCATTCGCCCGCCGGGCTCGAAAAGCATTACCAATCGGGCGCTCATCTGCGCCGCGCTGGCCGAAGGGGAATCGATACTTGCCGGCGCTCTGCCCAGTGAAGATACGCAAGTGATGATCGAATCGCTCCGCCGCCTTGGCATTGCCGTGAACGCCACCGACGGCGGCCAAACACCGCACCTGACTGGCTGTGGCGGAAAAATTCCCGCGGCCGGGGCAGATTTGTACATCGCCAACAGCGGCACCAGCGTGCGATTTCTCACGGCGCTGTCGTCGCTGGGGCAGGGGCGTTTCCGGTTGGATGGAACCGCCCGCATGCGCGAGCGCCCCATTGCGGATTTGCTGGAAGGCTTGGCGCAACTGGGCGTGAATTTGAATAGCGAACTGGGCAACGGCTGTCCGCCGGTCGTGGTGCACGCTGCAAGCTTGGCCGGCGGCCGAGCAAAAATTCGGGGCGATATTTCCAGCCAATTTCTCAGCGGCTTGCTGTTGGTCGCCCCGTATGCGCAACACGGGGTCGAGTTGAGCATCGAAGGGGAGCTGGTTTCGCAACCATACATACGGCTCACCTTGGCAGTGATGCGCTCCTTCGGCGTGGACGTACCCGGGGAAAATTTGCGGCAGTTCCACATCGTGCCGGGCAAATATCGCGGGCAGAATTATGCGATCGAGCCCGACGCCAGCGCGGCGAGTTATTTTTTTGCTGCCGCAGCCATCACCGGCGGCGAAGCAATCGTGCAGGGATTGTCGCAGCAAAGCTTGCAAGGGGACGTGGCTTTTGTGGAATGCTTGGAAAGGATGGGATGCAGCGTAAGGGAGCAGGAAGTAGGAAGTAGGGAACAGGGAGCAGGAGGAATCGTGATGACTGGGCCGGGGAAGGGAAAAAAACTGCACGGCATCAGCGTGAACATGAACGCCATTAGCGATACCGTGCAAACGCTGGCCGCGGTCGCGCTGTTTGCCGACGGGCCAACCACCATCACCGGCGTGGCCCACATCCGGCATAAGGAAACCGATCGCATTGGAAATCTGGCCCTCGAGCTGCGCAAGTTCGGCGCCACCGTCGACGAATTGCCGGACGGGTTGCGGATTGCGCCGCCTGCTAAGCCGCAAGCGGCGCGCATCGCCACCTACAACGATCACCGCATGGCGATGAGCCTGGCCTTGGTCGGCCTGAAAGTTCCCGGCGTGGTGATTGAGAATCCTGGTTGCACGGGCAAAACTTACCCCGGGTTTTTTGATGACCTTGCGAAATTGGTGACAGGACGCGGCTAG
- a CDS encoding response regulator: MKVFTTGQVAKICKVAPRTVSKWFDSGRLRGYRIPGSQDRRIPREYLIKFLKEHGMPLGELEDEAMAKVLVVGQDQVLIENLKRNLPIEKSFKLATAASGFEAGIQAESFHPDCIVVDFSIGRVEALQICQNLRRNPQYGEVILIALLPDDGNSISFDRSTINETFKKPFDVALLAERLKTLIGARKELV; this comes from the coding sequence ATGAAGGTTTTTACAACCGGACAGGTCGCCAAGATCTGTAAAGTGGCCCCGCGCACGGTCAGTAAATGGTTCGATTCCGGCCGCTTGCGTGGCTATCGGATTCCTGGTTCCCAGGACCGTCGCATCCCGCGCGAATACTTGATCAAGTTCCTCAAAGAACATGGCATGCCGCTGGGAGAGCTGGAAGACGAAGCAATGGCCAAGGTGTTGGTCGTTGGCCAAGACCAAGTGCTCATTGAAAATTTGAAGCGTAATTTGCCCATCGAAAAGTCGTTCAAGCTGGCCACCGCCGCCAGTGGGTTTGAAGCCGGCATTCAGGCCGAAAGCTTCCATCCCGATTGCATCGTGGTAGATTTCAGCATCGGCCGGGTGGAAGCCCTGCAGATCTGCCAAAATCTCCGCCGCAATCCGCAGTATGGCGAAGTGATTCTGATTGCCTTGTTGCCCGATGACGGCAACAGCATCAGCTTCGATCGCTCCACCATCAACGAAACCTTCAAGAAGCCGTTCGACGTAGCCCTGTTGGCCGAACGCTTGAAGACGTTGATTGGCGCCCGTAAAGAGTTGGTCTAA